The following coding sequences lie in one Aspergillus luchuensis IFO 4308 DNA, chromosome 8, nearly complete sequence genomic window:
- a CDS encoding Zn(II)2Cys6 transcription factor (COG:S;~EggNog:ENOG410PNBP;~InterPro:IPR036864,IPR007219,IPR001138;~PFAM:PF00172,PF04082;~TransMembrane:1 (o569-589i);~go_function: GO:0000981 - DNA-binding transcription factor activity, RNA polymerase II-specific [Evidence IEA];~go_function: GO:0003677 - DNA binding [Evidence IEA];~go_function: GO:0008270 - zinc ion binding [Evidence IEA];~go_process: GO:0006351 - transcription, DNA-templated [Evidence IEA];~go_process: GO:0006355 - regulation of transcription, DNA-templated [Evidence IEA]): MEPHTTSQIHAPRRKRLKIATACLRCRRRKVKCDGVCPACGACRRSHEEADCIYENAAAVREPGPSRFSDESRAAPRVPNASIQPFLEAAKDYAYPGLCSGLGASTAPETTNPSAIHPLQLDRSPSEPHGEDSMNGIIGDPARTREVYGSSSASSFIQQIQTAINFKFGIAHQITGEQKAIPRSRSPCPQTSLSNCEEPTLFLLPPKGLADGLIGAYWDNNWALYPVINRRKIETIYDSLWTSPTSANYPLIPMSIINICFAIGCHYSNLLSPKDRMGASDDFYGRAKRLYQKTGDIPSYERVTCLLLFAIYLQSTKHVFQCWMTVGKAIRMAQSLGIHLPESTIYLESVRDREYKRRIWHCCVWLDRVLSSTLGRPGMIPKWLFNSVPLPSMIDDEFFETQDIGSPIRPDGQPCIMAGAVKAMELYQILDEVLVDLYLNPNDSEDTKRRLIRILEIDSKLQMWNKSLPEHLQLGATATRDFLVERQATVLRARFLHARILLFRPALISYCVRGGSTSGTELFDANNSSLAEAMLPECSRICFRVAQELIEIYDRHLSRQNALGPLPNWWYSVLYVYNATMMILVERFLEAKDGIVKDPKAYQAWHAALRVLKCYSMVGDSAKRCVALLEILCERFSLDQPERFSQQQQNEISQDWDSLLAMSNPFTANDAGIPPFSFDDFIWSDAMPAEAMLTDGPIEPRM, translated from the exons ATGGAGCCTCACACAACATCCCAAATCCACGCGCCTCGGAGGAAGCGGCTCAAGATTGCGACGGCATGCTTGCGCTGCCGTCGCCGGAAGGTAAAGTGCGACGGAGTTTGTCCAG CGTGTGGTGCCTGTCGAAGAAGTCACGAAGAAGCAGACTGTATATATGAGAACGCAGCAGCTGTCAGAGAGCCTGGCCCTTCGAGATTTTCTGATGAATCTAGAGCCGCCCCGCGCGTCCCTAACGCTTCCATCCAACCCTTCCTGGAGGCAGCCAAGGACTATGCTTACCCTGGACTATGTTCGGGGCTTGGAGCATCCACTGCCCCAGAAACAACAAATCCCTCAGCTATTCATCCACTGCAGTTGGACAGATCTCCCAGCGAGCCCCATGGGGAGGATTCTATGAATGGGATAATAGGCGACCCAGCCCGAACCCGTGAAGTTTATGGGAGCAGCAGTGCTAGCTCCTTCATCCAACAGATTCAGACTGCTATTAACTTTAAGTTTGGTATTGCCCACCAAATTACTGGTGAACAGAAAGCTATACCGAGAAGCCGATCCCCGTGCCCTCAAACCTCCCTTTCCAATTGCGAGGAACCGACTCTCTTTCTACTTCCTCCAAAAGGGCTGGCCGATGGCCTTATAGGGGCCTACTGGGACAACAACTGGGCACTGTACCCTGTAATCAATCGGCGTAAGATTGAAACTATTTACGACTCGCTCTGGACTTCTCCCACATCCGCGAATTATCCGCTCATTCCAATGAGCATTATTAACATTTGTTTCGCGATAGGCTGCCACTACTCAAATCTTCTCTCACCCAAAGATCGCATGGGCGCGAGCGACGATTTTTATGGTCGCGCGAAACGTCTGTACCAGAAGACAGGGGATATTCCTTCGTATGAAAGAGTCACGTGTCTATTGCTGTTCGCCATATACCTGCAAAGTACGAAGCATGTCTTCCAATGCTGGATGACAGTCGGGAAAGCGATTCGAATGGCGCAAAGTCTTGGGATCCATCTACCTGAGTCGACGATTTATCTTGAAAGCGTGAGAGATAGAGAGTACAAAAGGCGGATATGGCATTGCTGTGTATGGCTGGACAG GGTTCTGTCCTCTACACTGGGCCGACCGGGTATGATCCCCAAGTGGCTATTTAATTCAGTGCCACTACCGTCCATGATCGATGACGAATTCTTCGAGACACAAGATATTGGTTCTCCGATACGACCAGACGGGCAGCCTTGTATCATGGCTGGTGCTGTGAAGGCCATGGAGCTCTATCAGATTTTGGATGAGGTCCTTGTTGACCTTTATCTCAACCCCAATGATTCTGAAGACACCAAACGTAGACTCATCAGGATCCTTGAAATAGATAGCAAGTTGCAAATGTGGAACAAGtctcttccagaacatctGCAACTTGGAGCTACTGCAACCCGTGACTTTCTGGTGGAGCGACAAGCAACAGTTCTGAGGGCACG CTTTTTGCACGCACGCATCCTCTTGTTCCGCCCGGCTCTTATATCCTATTGTGTTCGAGGTGGTTCAACATCTGGGACAGAACTATTTGATGCAAACAATTCCAGCCTTGCTGAAGCAATGCTCCCAGAATGTTCACGCATATGCTTCCGTGTTGCCCAGGAACTAATTGAGATTTATGATCGCCATCTTTCCCGCCAAAATGCCCTCGGGCCGCTGCCAAATTGGTGGTATTCTGTTCTGT ACGTCTACAACGCCACTATGATGATTCTAGTAGAGCGCTTTCTCGAGGCAAAGGATGGCATTGTGAAAGATCCGAAAGCATATCAAGCATGGCATGCCGCTCTTCGCGTCTTGAAGTGCTACAGTATGGTTGGAGACTCAGCAAAGAGATGTGTCGCCTTGCTGGAGATTCTCTGCGAGAGATTTTCTCTAGACCAACCCGAACGATTCtctcaacagcagcagaatgAGATTAGTCAAGACTGGGATTCGCTCCTAGCCATGTCCAATCCATTCACTGCGAATGATGCGGGTATACCACCTTTTAGCTTTGATGATTTTATCTGGTCAGATGCGATGCCAGCCGAAGCCATGCTTACTGATGGCCCCATCGAGCCTCGAATGTGA
- a CDS encoding cytochrome P450 (COG:Q;~EggNog:ENOG410PV61;~InterPro:IPR001128,IPR017972,IPR002401,IPR036396;~PFAM:PF00067;~SMCOG1034:cytochrome P450;~antiSMASH:Cluster_8.17;~go_function: GO:0005506 - iron ion binding [Evidence IEA];~go_function: GO:0016705 - oxidoreductase activity, acting on paired donors, with incorporation or reduction of molecular oxygen [Evidence IEA];~go_function: GO:0020037 - heme binding [Evidence IEA];~go_process: GO:0055114 - oxidation-reduction process [Evidence IEA]), whose protein sequence is MSIQNILLAAAGGATLLVLGRIIYLLFLHPLAKFPGPIWARLTDGYGAYHSWLGDAHLDMWRLHEKHGDFVRYMPNSVFIRNADALHAIYSTKAYASVVKSPHYQVLQAGSVGSTFSLRGGHDHLRRRRIVSTALSEKAQRGMDPRIAVHVRKFCEAVLPARSGELGEPMNMAEWCGYLTFDLMSDLVFSASYNLLGREKFRYMPEVIDKSNVRMSVLAYMPIIAAWRAVDAIFFRDALIARNRFLRFVVRAVRERANRALGKWAPDALDPCKPRDDIYSSLAKARDPDTGEGFTASEMVSESTTLVVAGSDTTSTAIAATLFYLADNRYAYEKAAKEVREVFAGKTLGPEEVLSGPELSSCSYLRACIDEALRMSPPNGAALTREVLPGGLTVGDVYIPGGVTVAVPLYAIHHDERYYADPFIYRPERWLEDDGTGSVKRARLVFNPFSLGMRGCLGRSLAYHELMTTVATVLYLGDFQFAEGPMSKVGRGVPGAEHGRHRENEYQLHEHITGQKHGPWLRFSRRDMSA, encoded by the exons ATGTCGATTCAAAACATCCTACTTGCAGCCGCGGGCGGCGCAACACTCTTG GTCCTTGGAAGAATAATctacctcctcttcctccaccctctAGCAAAATTCCCTGGTCCAATTTGGGCTCGTCTTACAGATGGCTACGGTGCCTACCACTCCTGGCTAGGCGACGCCCACCTCGACATGTGGCGACTGCACGAGAAACACGGCGACTTCGTGCGCTACATGCCCAACTCAGTCTTCATCCGCAACGCAGATGCGCTGCACGCCATTTACTCGACGAAGGCGTACGCCTCAGTAGTGAAGAGCCCTCACTACCAAGTCCTCCAAGCCGGCAGCGTAGGCAGCACGTTCAGCTTGCGCGGAGGACACGATCACCTTCGGCGTCGGCGAATCGTCTCCACCGCGCTATCTGAGAAGGCCCAGCGCGGCATGGACCCGCGCATCGCAGTGCACGTACGCAAGTTCTGCGAAGCCGTGCTCCCGGCGCGCTCTGGCGAGCTGGGCGAGCCGATGAACATGGCCGAGTGGTGCGGCTACCTCACCTTTGATCTGATGTCAGACCTGGTCTTCAGTGCAAGCTACAACCTGCTTGGTCGCGAAAAGTTCCGCTACATGCCCGAGGTCATTGACAAGTCGAATGTGCGCATGTCCGTGCTCGCGTATATGCCTATTATTGCAGCCTGGCGCGCCGTCGacgccatcttcttccgcgaCGCCCTCATCGCCCGCAACCGCTTCCTCCGGTTTGTCGTGCGCGCTGTTCGCGAGCGCGCTAATCGCGCCCTGGGCAAGTGGGCGCCCGACGCCTTGGACCCATGCAAGCCCCGGGATGATATCTACAGCTCGCTAGCCAAGGCCCGGGACCCGGACACGGGTGAGGGATTCACGGCGTCCGAGATGGTCAGTGAAAGCACGACGCTAGTGGTTGCCGGATCCGACACTACCTCGACGGCGATCGCGGCGACGTTGTTCTACCTGGCGGATAACCGCTATGCGTATGAGAAAGCCGCGAAGGAAGTGCGTGAGGTTTTCGCGGGCAAGACACTGGGACCCGAGGAAGTTCTCTCAGGCCCAGAGCTCTCATCGTGTAGCTACCTGCGGGCCTGTATTGATGAAGCCCTGCGCATGAGTCCCCCTAACGGTGCGGCGCTGACGAGAGAAGTTCTGCCGGGTGGGTTGACTGTCGGCGACGTTTACATCCCTGGAGGTGTGACGGTTGCGGTTCCACTGTATGCCATCCACCACGATGAGCGGTACTATGCGGATCCCTTCATCTACCGACCGGAGCGATGgctcgaggatgatggaactGGCAGCGTCAAGCGGGCGAGACTCGTCTTCAACCCCTTCTCGCTGGGTATGCGCGGCTGTCTTGGTCGCAGCTTGGCCTACCACGAGCTGATGACCACGGTGGCCACTGTGTTGTATCTTGGGGATTTCCAATTCGCTGAGGGACCCATGAGCAAGGTCGGTCGCGGAGTACCTGGGGCGGAGCACGGGCGACACCGTGAGAACGAGTACCAGTTGCACGAACACATCACCGGTCAGAAGCATGGGCCCTGGCTGCGGTTTTCCAGGCGCGATATGTCTGCTTAA
- a CDS encoding uncharacterized protein (COG:G;~EggNog:ENOG410Q07H;~InterPro:IPR020846,IPR011701,IPR036259;~PFAM:PF07690;~TransMembrane:12 (i78-102o114-133i145-165o171-196i203-222o234-253i310-329o349-369i389-408o420-441i453-475o481-504i);~antiSMASH:Cluster_8.17;~go_function: GO:0022857 - transmembrane transporter activity [Evidence IEA];~go_process: GO:0055085 - transmembrane transport [Evidence IEA]), with translation MEAYFQYRRIQRAVSQELTNLEKAPSCNGDHSQRSHSISAQPSGASDENPSGESIIYVHWSSADDKLNPANFSIVRKAVLTAFVSLIGVSVTAASAIDAVGLPQYAAEFRTTEVVGGLTTGLFMIGLSFGSLVSGPFSETFGRNLVYIVTMVLYLLFIMASALAPNVTAHLIFRFLAGLFGSTPLTCSGGTVADLWSPLQKTYAFLIYAIPGFGGPVIGQLIGSFIPSTLGWRWLEWIMLIMGATVLVAVLLFQPETYGDLLLYWKAKALRQQTGNSRYRAPMEVRGEPLRRRLLIALYRPFAWSRTEPIVLLMALYLTVVYIVLFTSLEGYRFIFGSTYGLSQGLTSITWAAMFVGISLVCLIVPLVYTWTSKEFETTGRIRPEARLWYTMLGGAPAVPIALFWMGWTSTSSISIWSPLAASALLGYGMTTIFVSAYLYVIDSYGIYSSSALGFMAFTRYLLSGGVMVAGGTIYENCGVPYTLSFLGAVSAIMAVIPYLFYFYGRSIRARSRHCAVKD, from the exons ATGGAGGCTTATTTTCAGTACCGGCGAATACAACGTGCAGTCTCCCAAGAGCTTACCAACCTTGAAAAAGCCCCCTCCTGCAATGGCGACCACAGCCAAAG GTCCCATAGCATTTCCGCTCAGCCGAGCGGAGCATCCGACGAAAACCCCAGCGGCGAGTCGATCATCTACGTTCACTGGTCTTCCGCCGACGATAAACTCAACCCCGCCAATTTCAGCATCGTACGGAAAGCTGTCCTGACTGCGTTTGTGTCTCTTATTGGAGTTTCTGTCACGGCTGCATCGGCGATTGATGCTGTGGGGCTACCCCAGTATGCCGCGGAATTTCGTACAACTGAGGTTGTTGGAGGTCTTACAACAG GGCTGTTCATGATTGGTCTCTCTTTCGGTTCTCTCGTTTCCGGTCCTTTTTCCGAAACATTCGGCCGCAACCTCGTCTACATTGTCACAATGGTGCTATACCTTCTTTTTATCATGGCATCGGCACTAGCTCCTAATGTTACTGCCCACCTGATCTTTCGATTCCTGGCTGGGCTGTTCGGTTCAACACCACTTACTTGCTCTGGCGGAACAGTGGCGGATCTGTGGAGTCCATTACAAAAGACTTATGCATTTCTGATATATGCGATCCCTGGATTCGGCGGGCCCGTAATAGGGCAGCTTATAGGGAGTTTTATTCCTTCTACTCTTGGATGGCGGTGGCTCGAATGGATCATGCTTATCATGGGTGCGACAGTATTAGTTGCAGTTCTCCTTTTCCAACCTGAAACCTATGGAGACCTTCTTCTATATTGGAAGGCGAAGGCACTCCGGCAGCAAACAGGTAATTCTCGGTATCGAGCACCGATGGAAGTACGCGGCGAGCCACTAAGGCGACGGCTCTTGATTGCGTTATACAGACCTTTCGCATGGAGTAGGACAGAGCCGATTGTCTTGCTCATGGCTCTCTATCTCACAGTCGTCTACAtcgtcctcttcacctcACTCGAGGGATACAGATTTATTTTCGGCTCTACCTACGGGCTCTCGCAAGGCCTCACCAGCATTACCTGGGCCGCAATGTTCGTCGGAATCTCCTTAGTCTGTCTAATCGTACCGCTGGTCTACACATGGACCTCGAAAGAATTCGAGACGACAGGCCGCATCCGCCCCGAAGCAAGACTTTGGTACACCATGCTCGGCGGTGCCCCCGCCGTCCCTATTGCACTCTTCTGGATGGGCTGGACAAGCACt TCATCCATATCCATCTGGTCCCCCTTGGCTGCCTCCGCTCTCCTCGGCTACGGAATGACTACCATCTTCGTCAGTGCATATCTCTACGTGATTGATTCTTATGGCATCtattcctcctccgcgcTAGGGTTCATGGCATTCACGCGATACCTTTTGTCGGGCGGGGTGATGGTCGCCGGCGGGACGATTTATGAGAATTGTGGTGTACCATATACGTTGTCGTTCTTGGGGGCTGTTAGTGCGATTATGGCGGTTATCCCTTATTTGTTTTACTTTTATGGGCGGAGTATTCGGGCGAGGAGCCGCCATTGTGCTGTTAAGGACTAG